A single window of Achromobacter xylosoxidans DNA harbors:
- a CDS encoding carboxymuconolactone decarboxylase family protein, with the protein MATVHLLSDEEARKIPEAWAVFEDIRATRKSDFVNNFWRALANDPPQLKRVWEQLKQVMMADGEIPPLVREMIYIAVSTANGCSYCIHSHTAAARAKGMTDGQHAELLAVIGMAAQTNALVTAMQVPVDDAFAVK; encoded by the coding sequence ATGGCTACGGTGCATCTGTTGTCGGATGAAGAAGCGCGCAAGATCCCCGAGGCTTGGGCGGTGTTCGAAGACATCCGCGCCACCCGCAAATCCGATTTCGTCAACAACTTCTGGCGTGCCCTGGCCAACGACCCGCCGCAGCTCAAGCGCGTCTGGGAACAGCTCAAACAGGTCATGATGGCCGATGGAGAAATCCCGCCCCTGGTGCGCGAGATGATCTACATCGCGGTGTCCACCGCCAACGGTTGCAGCTACTGCATCCATTCCCACACCGCCGCCGCCCGCGCCAAGGGTATGACCGACGGCCAGCACGCCGAACTGCTCGCCGTCATCGGCATGGCCGCCCAGACCAACGCGCTGGTCACCGCCATGCAGGTGCCGGTCGACGACGCCTTCGCCGTGAAGTAG
- a CDS encoding methyl-accepting chemotaxis protein, which translates to MRSRFTIGNLFGNLSIGTRLTLGFGTVLALLLALTGLSQYELTHIGGINRAITEQTWAKANAINIIDVTTRANARANLELIVNTDPRTAETLFARIDTNRKTIDQALETLRPLFRTEDERQKLRLLEDVRGRYVKSFQGVGVLLKRGERDAARQRLLEETLPLLDGLQDRVIEISRIQSAEMVDAGADSQRVIDNAGMLNLILSGLAVVLGGLFAWRVSKSITAPLAQAVSVAETVARGDLGQPILAVTRDETGRLLRALHDMQDKLAGAVRTIRAGSETISSAAGQIAAGNTDLSSRTEEQAASLEETAASMEELASTVKQNADNARQANQLAASASEVAQRGGAVVSAVVSTMGDISASSRKISEIVSVIDGIAFQTNILALNAAVEAARAGEQGKGFAVVAGEVRSLAQRSAQAAREVKTLIEASVSKVAEGAGQAENAGTTMQEVVASVKRVTDIMGEIAAASQEQASGIEQVNRAVSQMDEVTQQNAALVEEAAAAAGSMQDQAHALVRAVGVFRLSEDAARREAVVAQPGERGVLRLT; encoded by the coding sequence ATGCGCTCGCGTTTCACTATTGGCAACCTGTTTGGCAACCTCTCCATTGGCACCCGGCTGACCCTGGGCTTCGGCACCGTACTCGCGCTATTACTGGCGCTTACCGGCCTGTCGCAATACGAACTGACCCACATCGGCGGCATCAACCGAGCGATCACCGAACAGACCTGGGCCAAAGCGAATGCCATCAACATTATCGACGTGACGACGCGCGCCAATGCGCGCGCCAATCTCGAACTGATCGTCAACACCGATCCCCGCACCGCCGAAACGCTGTTCGCTCGCATCGACACCAATCGGAAAACGATCGACCAGGCGCTGGAGACCCTGAGGCCGTTGTTCCGCACCGAAGACGAACGTCAGAAGCTGCGGCTGTTGGAAGACGTGCGCGGCCGCTACGTGAAGTCATTCCAGGGCGTGGGCGTGCTCCTCAAGCGTGGTGAGCGCGACGCCGCTCGCCAGCGCTTGCTGGAAGAGACCCTTCCGCTTCTGGACGGCCTGCAAGACCGCGTCATCGAGATCTCCCGGATTCAATCCGCAGAGATGGTGGACGCCGGCGCCGACAGCCAGCGGGTGATCGACAACGCGGGCATGTTGAACCTGATCCTGTCGGGCCTGGCCGTCGTGCTGGGCGGCCTGTTCGCGTGGCGGGTGTCCAAGTCGATCACGGCGCCGCTTGCCCAGGCTGTGTCGGTGGCCGAGACCGTGGCGCGTGGCGACCTGGGGCAGCCCATCCTAGCGGTCACCCGCGATGAAACCGGCCGGCTGCTGCGCGCGCTGCACGATATGCAGGACAAGCTGGCCGGCGCCGTTCGCACCATTCGCGCCGGGTCCGAAACCATCTCCAGCGCAGCGGGGCAGATCGCGGCCGGCAACACGGACTTGTCCAGCCGGACCGAGGAGCAGGCCGCCTCGCTGGAAGAAACCGCCGCATCGATGGAAGAACTGGCGTCCACCGTCAAGCAGAATGCCGACAACGCGCGCCAGGCCAATCAACTGGCGGCAAGCGCCTCCGAAGTCGCCCAGCGCGGCGGCGCCGTCGTGTCGGCGGTGGTCAGCACGATGGGGGATATTTCCGCCAGCTCGCGCAAGATTTCCGAGATTGTCTCGGTCATCGACGGGATCGCGTTCCAGACCAACATCCTGGCGCTGAACGCCGCCGTTGAAGCGGCCCGGGCGGGCGAGCAGGGCAAGGGCTTTGCGGTGGTCGCGGGCGAGGTGCGGTCGCTGGCGCAACGCAGCGCGCAGGCCGCGCGCGAGGTCAAGACGCTGATCGAAGCGTCCGTCAGCAAGGTGGCCGAGGGCGCGGGCCAGGCGGAAAACGCAGGCACCACGATGCAAGAAGTGGTCGCCTCGGTCAAGCGCGTGACGGACATCATGGGCGAGATCGCCGCGGCATCGCAGGAACAGGCCTCCGGCATCGAGCAGGTCAACCGCGCCGTGTCGCAGATGGACGAAGTGACCCAGCAGAACGCCGCGCTGGTCGAAGAAGCCGCGGCCGCGGCGGGCTCGATGCAGGACCAGGCGCATGCCTTGGTGAGGGCGGTTGGTGTGTTCCGCTTGAGCGAGGATGCCGCGCGACGCGAGGCCGTGGTCGCCCAGCCAGGCGAACGCGGCGTGCTGAGGTTGACCTGA
- a CDS encoding TIGR04141 family sporadically distributed protein, translated as MPQEKKVNHLSIFLIKQQFTTNHQVIKIEDCDAPVEVAIAGHGAGQLFVKKNPPLPPKWSALFNEFINPKSLAVEGVAAAFFVKIDERCFVLVFGQAGRFLLRDDVIEERFGLLCALNAVDPKTFRCVDVQSLNAIESHMRIQSGQETTPDQFGLSVEQDMLKAIVGAPKNPILGNRMAGSDALAVSVKLDLSDLPFLLDQYRRLFEAELNAEDYQWVNNISTTKSAAVISVLENALEAKMAAGQFDGIWLSIPEIIEWTMVKGFMYSPYGGGILHPDINMEGFRGTVDGPITLEVLRARHVHCADADHKKVFKSWSVFKCLYAEIELNGVTHVLNDGKWFSIAKDFVERTNHDYAAIPPSNIKLPEYQGGGEGAYNAQVAALEPAIYDLLDDKKKVMHGGGHGQVEICDLFSSNRELIHVKMYGKSSVLSHLFAQGFVSGQLIQIDPKFREKVRAQLAPSHRELLKVEPKPEHESFTITYAVISDAPGADLHLPFFSKVNLVNTRKVLRGFGYKVELLKIAVNDGYAKTVRIPPKKGKKRA; from the coding sequence ATGCCACAAGAAAAGAAAGTCAACCATCTCAGCATTTTCCTCATCAAACAGCAATTTACGACCAATCACCAAGTTATAAAGATCGAGGACTGCGACGCGCCTGTTGAGGTTGCCATCGCGGGCCATGGGGCCGGACAACTTTTTGTCAAGAAGAATCCTCCGTTACCGCCGAAATGGTCGGCACTGTTTAATGAGTTCATCAACCCCAAGAGTCTGGCCGTTGAGGGCGTCGCTGCTGCCTTTTTCGTTAAGATCGACGAACGCTGTTTTGTCCTGGTCTTCGGCCAGGCAGGGCGCTTCCTTCTGAGAGATGATGTGATCGAAGAGCGCTTCGGACTTCTCTGCGCTCTCAATGCCGTTGATCCCAAGACGTTCCGCTGCGTCGATGTGCAATCGCTGAATGCCATCGAAAGCCACATGCGCATCCAATCCGGTCAGGAGACGACACCGGATCAGTTCGGCCTGAGTGTTGAGCAGGACATGCTGAAGGCCATCGTCGGCGCACCCAAGAATCCGATCCTCGGCAACCGTATGGCAGGCAGCGACGCGCTGGCTGTCTCGGTCAAGTTGGATCTTTCCGATCTCCCGTTTTTGCTTGATCAATACAGGAGACTTTTCGAAGCCGAACTAAACGCAGAGGACTATCAATGGGTCAACAACATCTCGACAACCAAGAGTGCAGCGGTCATAAGCGTCCTCGAGAACGCGCTCGAAGCAAAAATGGCCGCAGGCCAATTCGACGGCATCTGGCTGTCGATTCCGGAAATCATCGAATGGACGATGGTCAAGGGATTCATGTATTCACCCTACGGCGGCGGCATTCTTCATCCTGACATCAATATGGAAGGGTTTCGCGGCACTGTCGATGGACCCATCACTCTTGAGGTGCTGCGTGCGCGCCATGTTCATTGCGCCGACGCGGACCATAAGAAGGTTTTCAAGTCATGGTCAGTATTCAAATGTCTCTATGCTGAGATCGAACTCAACGGTGTCACACATGTCCTGAACGACGGCAAGTGGTTCAGTATCGCCAAGGATTTCGTCGAACGGACGAACCACGACTATGCGGCGATCCCACCGTCGAATATCAAGCTGCCCGAATACCAGGGGGGCGGAGAAGGGGCGTATAACGCACAGGTAGCAGCGCTCGAACCGGCGATCTACGACTTGCTCGATGACAAGAAGAAAGTTATGCACGGCGGCGGTCATGGACAGGTCGAGATCTGCGATCTTTTCTCATCCAACCGCGAACTGATCCACGTCAAGATGTACGGCAAGTCCAGCGTCTTGAGTCACCTGTTCGCTCAAGGCTTCGTATCCGGTCAACTCATTCAAATCGACCCTAAATTTCGTGAGAAAGTCCGAGCACAGCTTGCGCCGTCCCATCGCGAACTTTTGAAGGTCGAGCCGAAGCCGGAGCATGAATCCTTCACAATCACCTATGCCGTCATCAGCGACGCGCCAGGCGCTGACCTGCATCTACCTTTTTTTTCCAAGGTCAATCTTGTCAATACGCGCAAGGTGCTTCGGGGCTTCGGATACAAGGTCGAACTTTTAAAGATAGCCGTGAACGACGGATACGCGAAGACCGTCAGAATCCCCCCGAAAAAGGGAAAGAAAAGGGCATAG
- a CDS encoding HNH endonuclease — protein MVRLLREDWTRTSAGYNERARHIESIRSGAEAFGVVATAAPRGAGHIRIQSYDSRSLVRLGALVRWEKDPTSVFALIGPSVPVTQIGTQTRSVGGEAADIAELIARRDLEGRPTRRRALIDARLGQGKFRRQLLAKWDNACAVTGTCVQEALRASHIKPWARSTDQQRLDPDNGLPLVGTLDALFDRGLISFDNSGRMLISDRVQKNQRRILHLRGQLRLALNEKQLDFLAFHRNECFRG, from the coding sequence ATGGTTCGGCTGCTCAGAGAAGACTGGACGAGGACTTCCGCCGGCTATAACGAAAGAGCGCGACACATAGAGAGTATTAGGTCTGGGGCTGAAGCTTTCGGAGTCGTTGCCACTGCGGCACCCAGGGGCGCTGGGCATATTCGCATTCAATCCTATGATTCCCGATCATTAGTCAGGCTTGGAGCTCTCGTTCGTTGGGAGAAAGACCCGACGAGCGTATTCGCGCTGATTGGCCCCTCGGTGCCAGTCACACAAATCGGCACTCAAACACGCTCCGTTGGCGGTGAAGCAGCCGACATTGCGGAATTGATAGCCCGGCGGGACCTGGAGGGGAGACCAACGCGCCGTCGTGCCCTCATCGATGCGCGTTTGGGTCAAGGAAAATTCCGGCGCCAACTGTTGGCCAAATGGGACAACGCTTGTGCCGTCACCGGCACTTGTGTGCAAGAGGCACTGCGAGCATCTCATATAAAGCCGTGGGCAAGAAGTACCGACCAACAACGACTAGACCCCGACAATGGGCTCCCATTAGTGGGCACCTTGGATGCCCTCTTTGATCGGGGCCTGATCAGCTTTGACAATAGTGGCCGAATGCTTATAAGTGATAGGGTTCAAAAAAATCAAAGACGAATCCTGCATTTGCGAGGTCAATTACGGCTCGCGCTTAATGAAAAACAGCTGGATTTTCTCGCATTTCATCGGAATGAGTGCTTCCGGGGGTAG
- a CDS encoding LON peptidase substrate-binding domain-containing protein produces the protein MATIPLFPLSNALFPAGVLHLRIFEVRYLDMIRRCIADGTEFGVVALLAGNEVRSPEGQEVLADVGTLARIDAWDAPMPALLQLRCVGTSRFRLVSSQLAKYGLWMGEIEPIPDDPPLPVPAPLQPCADALGRLVAQWQQEGVPADRMPVAPPYRLDECAWVADRWCELLPLPAADKVRLLALPDPRARLEAVRIALEGPQA, from the coding sequence ATGGCGACCATTCCGCTGTTCCCGCTGTCCAACGCGCTGTTCCCCGCCGGCGTGCTGCACCTGCGCATCTTCGAAGTGCGCTACCTGGACATGATCCGCCGCTGCATCGCCGACGGCACCGAGTTCGGCGTGGTCGCGCTGCTGGCCGGCAACGAGGTCCGGTCGCCCGAAGGCCAGGAGGTCCTGGCCGACGTCGGCACGCTGGCCCGCATCGACGCCTGGGACGCGCCCATGCCCGCCTTGCTGCAATTGCGCTGCGTGGGCACGAGCCGCTTCCGGCTGGTTTCCAGCCAACTGGCAAAATACGGTCTTTGGATGGGCGAAATCGAACCCATCCCCGACGACCCGCCGCTGCCCGTGCCTGCGCCGCTGCAACCCTGCGCCGACGCGCTGGGGAGGTTGGTGGCGCAATGGCAGCAGGAAGGCGTGCCCGCCGACCGCATGCCGGTGGCGCCGCCGTACCGCCTGGATGAATGCGCCTGGGTGGCCGACCGCTGGTGCGAGCTGCTGCCGCTGCCGGCGGCCGACAAGGTCCGGCTGCTGGCGCTGCCGGACCCGCGCGCTCGTCTTGAAGCCGTGCGCATCGCGCTGGAAGGGCCGCAGGCCTAG
- a CDS encoding serine/threonine protein kinase: MSDSPIYIVDLDVTLEDAPAFADSGISWMEAMGIAVRSTIAEVAFSPVSHAPGPGIARWAEWVNEHSNNGIGAIVGRHVYNAGPQRVEGLRCPCCSVEHEAASLPWDEMISAWYSGELGALECPSCRHSDSINQWRFLPLAWGLGNLAFGFDGPGVGDALALELGKVLGHRMVVVFDKF; encoded by the coding sequence ATGAGCGACTCCCCCATCTACATCGTCGATCTCGATGTCACCCTTGAGGACGCACCCGCCTTCGCCGACAGCGGCATAAGCTGGATGGAAGCAATGGGTATTGCTGTTCGTTCCACTATTGCCGAGGTCGCTTTTTCACCTGTCAGCCACGCGCCTGGCCCGGGTATCGCTCGGTGGGCCGAATGGGTAAACGAGCACAGCAATAACGGGATAGGTGCAATCGTGGGGCGCCATGTCTACAACGCCGGACCGCAGAGAGTCGAGGGGCTGCGCTGCCCATGCTGCTCTGTAGAGCATGAAGCAGCTTCACTCCCGTGGGACGAAATGATCTCCGCCTGGTATTCGGGAGAACTTGGCGCGCTCGAGTGCCCAAGTTGTCGGCACTCGGACAGTATCAATCAATGGCGATTCTTACCGCTGGCATGGGGATTGGGAAACCTCGCCTTTGGGTTCGATGGACCTGGCGTAGGCGACGCACTGGCCCTAGAACTGGGAAAAGTCCTAGGGCATAGAATGGTCGTCGTGTTTGATAAGTTTTAG